The following are encoded together in the Citrus sinensis cultivar Valencia sweet orange chromosome 1, DVS_A1.0, whole genome shotgun sequence genome:
- the LOC102612529 gene encoding growth-regulating factor 6 isoform X2, whose translation MNNGNHNMSAINRFPFTASQWQELEHQALIFKYMVSGIPVPPDLLFTIKRSYYFDRSPPSAAKHFTHQHQHVEWNCFQVGLGRKIDPEPGRCRRTDGKKWRCSKEAYPDSKYCERHMHRGKNRSRKPVELNTSTCTANKSSSALFYSSAKHQESFNLTHLVLDSGSGSGSGSQSNTDLRSRYVYGPKEEVDEHAFFSEPSGKRSFSGLQSDYSDLQLKSCADNKPKQQDKQPEEIPQKTVHRFFDEWPPKSRDSWLDLDDKSSKNASLSTTSLSISIPSSHDFPIFSSRAP comes from the exons ATGAATAATGGTAATCATAATATGAGTGCAATAAACAGATTTCCCTTCACGGCATCTCAGTGGCAAGAGCTTGAACATCAAGCTCTAATCTTCAAGTACATGGTCTCAGGCATCCCCGTCCCTCCTGATCTCCTCTTCACAATAAAGAGAAGCTACTACTTTGACAGATCTCCTCCCTCAGCAGCAAAGCACTTTACACATCAACATCAACATG TTGAATGGAACTGTTTTCAAGTTGGTTTAGGGAGAAAAATAGACCCAGAACCAGGGAGGTGTAGAAGAACAGATGGCAAGAAATGGAGATGCTCAAAAGAAGCATATCCAGATTCTAAGTACTGTGAGAGGCACATGCATAGAGGCAAAAACCGTTCAAGAAAGCCTGTGGAACTTAATACTTCTACTTGTACAGCCAATAAGTCATCCTCGGCTTTGTTTTATTCTAGTGCAAAGCATCAAGAAAGTTTCAACTTAACTCATTTGGTTTTGGACTCTGGTTCTGGTTCTGGTTCTGGTTCCCAGAGCAATACTGATTTGAG AAGCAGGTATGTTTATGGGCCTAAAGAGGAGGTTGATGAGCATGCTTTCTTCTCGGAACCATCAGGAAAA AGGAGCTTCTCTGGCCTACAAAGTGACTACTCTGACTTGCAGCTTAAAAGCTGTGCTGATAATAAACCAAAACAACAAGACAAGCAGCCAGAAGAAATTCCGCAAAAGACTGTTCATCGCTTCTTTGATGAATGGCCACCAAAATCCAGAGATTCATGGCTTGACTTGGATGataaatcatcaaaaaatGCATCACTTTCAACAACCAGCCTATCGATTTCCATTCCCTCTTCACATGACTTTCCCATCTTCAGTTCAAGAGCTCCATGA
- the LOC102612529 gene encoding growth-regulating factor 5 isoform X3 gives MVSGIPVPPDLLFTIKRSYYFDRSPPSAAKHFTHQHQHVEWNCFQVGLGRKIDPEPGRCRRTDGKKWRCSKEAYPDSKYCERHMHRGKNRSRKPVELNTSTCTANKSSSALFYSSAKHQESFNLTHLVLDSGSGSGSGSQSNTDLRSRYVYGPKEEVDEHAFFSEPSGKVRSFSAVSMDDSWQLTPLTMSSSCSSSSSKQRSFSGLQSDYSDLQLKSCADNKPKQQDKQPEEIPQKTVHRFFDEWPPKSRDSWLDLDDKSSKNASLSTTSLSISIPSSHDFPIFSSRAP, from the exons ATGGTCTCAGGCATCCCCGTCCCTCCTGATCTCCTCTTCACAATAAAGAGAAGCTACTACTTTGACAGATCTCCTCCCTCAGCAGCAAAGCACTTTACACATCAACATCAACATG TTGAATGGAACTGTTTTCAAGTTGGTTTAGGGAGAAAAATAGACCCAGAACCAGGGAGGTGTAGAAGAACAGATGGCAAGAAATGGAGATGCTCAAAAGAAGCATATCCAGATTCTAAGTACTGTGAGAGGCACATGCATAGAGGCAAAAACCGTTCAAGAAAGCCTGTGGAACTTAATACTTCTACTTGTACAGCCAATAAGTCATCCTCGGCTTTGTTTTATTCTAGTGCAAAGCATCAAGAAAGTTTCAACTTAACTCATTTGGTTTTGGACTCTGGTTCTGGTTCTGGTTCTGGTTCCCAGAGCAATACTGATTTGAG AAGCAGGTATGTTTATGGGCCTAAAGAGGAGGTTGATGAGCATGCTTTCTTCTCGGAACCATCAGGAAAAGTAAGAAGCTTCTCGGCTGTATCTATGGATGATTCTTGGCAACTTACTCCACTGACTATGAGTTcctcttgttcttcttcttcatcaaaacAGAGGAGCTTCTCTGGCCTACAAAGTGACTACTCTGACTTGCAGCTTAAAAGCTGTGCTGATAATAAACCAAAACAACAAGACAAGCAGCCAGAAGAAATTCCGCAAAAGACTGTTCATCGCTTCTTTGATGAATGGCCACCAAAATCCAGAGATTCATGGCTTGACTTGGATGataaatcatcaaaaaatGCATCACTTTCAACAACCAGCCTATCGATTTCCATTCCCTCTTCACATGACTTTCCCATCTTCAGTTCAAGAGCTCCATGA
- the LOC102612529 gene encoding growth-regulating factor 6 isoform X1, which yields MNNGNHNMSAINRFPFTASQWQELEHQALIFKYMVSGIPVPPDLLFTIKRSYYFDRSPPSAAKHFTHQHQHVEWNCFQVGLGRKIDPEPGRCRRTDGKKWRCSKEAYPDSKYCERHMHRGKNRSRKPVELNTSTCTANKSSSALFYSSAKHQESFNLTHLVLDSGSGSGSGSQSNTDLRSRYVYGPKEEVDEHAFFSEPSGKVRSFSAVSMDDSWQLTPLTMSSSCSSSSSKQRSFSGLQSDYSDLQLKSCADNKPKQQDKQPEEIPQKTVHRFFDEWPPKSRDSWLDLDDKSSKNASLSTTSLSISIPSSHDFPIFSSRAP from the exons ATGAATAATGGTAATCATAATATGAGTGCAATAAACAGATTTCCCTTCACGGCATCTCAGTGGCAAGAGCTTGAACATCAAGCTCTAATCTTCAAGTACATGGTCTCAGGCATCCCCGTCCCTCCTGATCTCCTCTTCACAATAAAGAGAAGCTACTACTTTGACAGATCTCCTCCCTCAGCAGCAAAGCACTTTACACATCAACATCAACATG TTGAATGGAACTGTTTTCAAGTTGGTTTAGGGAGAAAAATAGACCCAGAACCAGGGAGGTGTAGAAGAACAGATGGCAAGAAATGGAGATGCTCAAAAGAAGCATATCCAGATTCTAAGTACTGTGAGAGGCACATGCATAGAGGCAAAAACCGTTCAAGAAAGCCTGTGGAACTTAATACTTCTACTTGTACAGCCAATAAGTCATCCTCGGCTTTGTTTTATTCTAGTGCAAAGCATCAAGAAAGTTTCAACTTAACTCATTTGGTTTTGGACTCTGGTTCTGGTTCTGGTTCTGGTTCCCAGAGCAATACTGATTTGAG AAGCAGGTATGTTTATGGGCCTAAAGAGGAGGTTGATGAGCATGCTTTCTTCTCGGAACCATCAGGAAAAGTAAGAAGCTTCTCGGCTGTATCTATGGATGATTCTTGGCAACTTACTCCACTGACTATGAGTTcctcttgttcttcttcttcatcaaaacAGAGGAGCTTCTCTGGCCTACAAAGTGACTACTCTGACTTGCAGCTTAAAAGCTGTGCTGATAATAAACCAAAACAACAAGACAAGCAGCCAGAAGAAATTCCGCAAAAGACTGTTCATCGCTTCTTTGATGAATGGCCACCAAAATCCAGAGATTCATGGCTTGACTTGGATGataaatcatcaaaaaatGCATCACTTTCAACAACCAGCCTATCGATTTCCATTCCCTCTTCACATGACTTTCCCATCTTCAGTTCAAGAGCTCCATGA